The stretch of DNA TCGTCCACTGAGGCAATACCCTCCAGGGATGGTCGTGCCAACAGGAGACGAGAGTGCTGTCTGGGCGCGCGCCTTCCCTGCCCGTCTGGCCGACGATGTCGCGGTCGTCGTCGCTGCGCTCTCGGCCGCCTCGCACGGAACCTCGGCTCACACGATCGATTCGCCACGGCGTCCTCGTGGGATCGTGGTGGACGGAGAGGTCGTGGAGATCCCTGCTCGGCAGTATCACGGGGGCATGGACGCTCCAGACCGCGCCCGGCTCACGTCCACGCAGCTCGGTGTCGCAGCATGCATACACTCACGCCACCACGACGGCCGCGAGCGTCAGGCGTGGCTCCCGTCGCTGCTCACCTTCGACGAGCCGTGCGCCTCGCCCTTCATCGTCCAGCTCCTCGGCGAGTACGTCGTCGAGATCGTCACCGAGATCGAGTCGACGCTCAGGTCGGGAAGTACTGCAGCGTCGACGATCGAGAGGCTGGTGGCGTTCATGGAGGAGAACGCTCCGTTCGTGGCGCGCACGCGTGACCGCGCTCGAAGCTACTGGTGGAAGTACCACACGTACGCCTACGCGACGTTCGCTGACTACCCGGCGGCGAGGGCGCTCGACCTTCTCGCGGGCCGCGTGCTTGGCGTCTCGTCCGAGAAGAGGCGCACCTAGGGTTCGTCATGCCACGCGGTGCGTCGTAGTCGACCACGACGCACTGGATACCGCTGTCTCTGCGAGCCGGGCGGGACTGCCGGTTGACCTCCTGGGCGGCGAAGACGTCGTGCACAGAGCCGCTCTGGGTCGCGGTCCGCGTGGTCCGGGTAGCGTCAGCTTCTCGACGCCTCAGATGCAGTCGTCGACCGTCGCGTCGAGCATCATGCCTTCCATGCGTCGACCCACACCTGCTCGGGTGAGTCGAGGTCGTCGGACTTCAGCGCGACTCGGATGCCGGTCGACGTGGGGAACCCCTCCGCGACCGTGTTCTCGTCCGCATCCCCGATCCACAGTCGCCCCGTCGGGGTGGCGAGCCAGCCCTCGAAGACGATCGTGCATCCGTCGTCGACGTCAGGCGGGTCGGACCACAGCCGAACGGTGACGGTCGCTTCGGCCCACTCGAAGTCCCCTTCGAACGACTCGATGTCCTGCGCGTGGCGAACGGGCACGATGATCCCCTTCTCGTTCGCCGACACCCCACCGCTGGGATCGACGTCCGGTATCTCTCCTCCGAGGTCGGGGTCGGACACGATCGCGATGCCCCAGTGCCATGGGCGAGTGACGTCGACCGTGGCAAGGGGTTGCATGGCATGGAGCCTAGAAGAGGCGCAGCGAGGGATCGTCGATGCCGCGCAGTGCGTCGTAGTCGACGACGACGCACTGGATGCCGCGGTCCTCGGCGAGGGTGCGGGCCTGCGGCTTGATCTCCTGCGCGGCGAAGATGCCCCGGACGGGCCGCAGCTGCGGGTCGCGGTTCATGAGCTCCAGGTAGCGCGTCAGCTGCTCGACGCCGTCGATCTCGCCGCGCCGCTTGATCTCCACGGCGACCGAGGCGCCCGCGTCGTCGCGGCACAGCAGGTCGACCGGACCGATCGCCGTCATGTACTCACGGCGCACGAGCGTCATGCCGACGCCGAGCGTGGTGGTGTGCTCGGCGAGCAGCTCCTGCAGGTGCTTCTCGACACCGTCCTTGCGCAGCCCCGGATCCACGCCGAGGTCGTGCTGGGAGTCGTGCAGCACCTCATCGACGAGGATGCGCAGCGTGTCGTCGGTCTTGCCTGCCTGCACGGTCCACTCGACCCGGCCGTCCTCGGCCGTGCCCTCCTTGAGGGTGCACGGCGGGCTCATCCAGTTCAGCGGCTTGTACGACCCGCCGTCGGAGTGCACGAGCACCGAGCCGTCCGCCTTCACCATGATCACCCGGGTGGCCATGGGCAGGTGGGCCGTGAGCCGCCCGGCGTAGTCGACCTGGCAGCGCGCGACGAGGAGACGCACTACTGCTGCCGGACCAGCGTGCCGAGACGGAACACGAGAGTCCCGTCCTTCACGGTGCCGCGATCGGTGTTGCCGTCGGCGCCCATCAGCTGCACGACGCCGTCGGAGACCTCGTAGTCGCCCGTGCGGAACTTCGGCACGCCCTGGAAGTCCTCGGTGAACGTGCCGTCCGCGGAGAAGGTGACGGTCCAGTCCTTCGCGTCGTCGCGCCAGGTGCCCGCCAGGTCGGCCGCGGTGGCCGGGTTCTCGGTCGGCGCGGCCGACGAAGGCGACGCCGAGGGTGCGGATGAGGATGCGCTGGGGGAGGGCGAGGAGCCCTCCGGCGTGCCCGGGCCGTCGTCCGTCCCGCAGGCCGCGACGGTCACGAGGACGAGGGCGGCGACCCCCGTGGCGCGGCTCATACGTCGATTCATAGGACAGTCCTCCCGTAGATCCTGATCGGACGCTAGTGTGTCACGACCCCGTAGTTACCTAGGAGTAGGCATGCAGGAGATCGTGGACC from Aeromicrobium erythreum encodes:
- the nucS gene encoding endonuclease NucS, translating into MRLLVARCQVDYAGRLTAHLPMATRVIMVKADGSVLVHSDGGSYKPLNWMSPPCTLKEGTAEDGRVEWTVQAGKTDDTLRILVDEVLHDSQHDLGVDPGLRKDGVEKHLQELLAEHTTTLGVGMTLVRREYMTAIGPVDLLCRDDAGASVAVEIKRRGEIDGVEQLTRYLELMNRDPQLRPVRGIFAAQEIKPQARTLAEDRGIQCVVVDYDALRGIDDPSLRLF
- a CDS encoding lipocalin family protein, with protein sequence MSRATGVAALVLVTVAACGTDDGPGTPEGSSPSPSASSSAPSASPSSAAPTENPATAADLAGTWRDDAKDWTVTFSADGTFTEDFQGVPKFRTGDYEVSDGVVQLMGADGNTDRGTVKDGTLVFRLGTLVRQQ